Proteins encoded by one window of Geobacter sp. DSM 9736:
- the cysS gene encoding cysteine--tRNA ligase codes for MALRVYNTFSGSKEEFVPLTPGKVKMYVCGVTVYDHCHIGHARANVVFDVVYRYLRHLGFEVTYVRNYTDIDDKIINRANKEGVPYNAVSERFIAEFDRDMAQLGLALPTHQPKATEHVEEIIALVQRLVEKGVAYQAGGDVYFCVEKFDSYLKLSKRNLEEMQAGARIEVDERKQHPMDFALWKEAKPGEPFWESPWGKGRPGWHIECSAMSMKFLGETFDIHGGGKDLIFPHHENEIAQSEAATGRRFVKYWLHNGFVNINAEKMSKSLGNFFTIKEVLDRYDSEVLRFFLLSAHYRSPLDFSDQNLTEAETGLERIYKALTGIEEYLSVEEAGRADGASASVGLQELAEKVDALPERFSEAMDDDFNTAQAFGHIFDLVRAVNKVLVEKDSGDAAAAPVLIKARESIREAGNVLGVFISEPAAYLERIRQRKAAALEIAPEEIERLIEERSAARKNRDFKRGDEIRDLLLARNIVLLDGPQGTTWKVK; via the coding sequence ATGGCACTTCGCGTTTATAATACCTTTTCCGGCAGCAAGGAGGAGTTTGTTCCCCTAACCCCGGGGAAGGTCAAAATGTATGTCTGCGGCGTGACGGTCTATGACCATTGCCACATCGGTCATGCCCGTGCAAACGTCGTGTTTGATGTGGTCTACCGGTACCTGCGCCACCTCGGTTTCGAGGTAACGTACGTCCGCAACTATACCGATATCGACGACAAGATCATCAATCGGGCCAACAAGGAAGGTGTGCCTTACAATGCCGTCTCCGAACGGTTTATCGCAGAATTCGACCGGGATATGGCGCAGCTTGGACTTGCTCTTCCGACGCACCAGCCGAAGGCTACGGAGCATGTAGAGGAAATCATCGCGCTTGTGCAGAGGCTGGTCGAAAAGGGGGTTGCCTATCAGGCTGGAGGGGATGTCTACTTCTGCGTGGAAAAGTTCGACTCCTATCTCAAACTGTCGAAACGGAACCTGGAGGAGATGCAGGCAGGCGCGCGGATCGAAGTAGATGAACGGAAACAGCACCCAATGGATTTTGCGCTATGGAAAGAGGCCAAGCCCGGCGAGCCCTTCTGGGAGTCCCCGTGGGGGAAGGGAAGGCCCGGCTGGCACATCGAGTGTTCGGCGATGAGCATGAAATTTCTAGGAGAAACATTCGATATACATGGCGGAGGGAAAGACCTCATCTTCCCTCATCATGAGAACGAGATCGCCCAGTCTGAAGCGGCTACAGGCCGCAGATTCGTGAAGTACTGGCTTCATAACGGGTTCGTAAATATCAACGCCGAGAAGATGAGCAAGTCCCTGGGCAATTTTTTCACGATAAAGGAAGTGCTCGACCGGTACGATTCCGAAGTCCTCCGCTTCTTTCTCCTGTCAGCCCACTATCGTTCTCCCCTCGATTTTTCGGATCAGAATCTCACCGAAGCGGAGACGGGGCTTGAGCGTATATATAAAGCGCTGACGGGAATAGAGGAGTACCTTTCTGTTGAGGAGGCCGGGCGAGCGGATGGAGCCTCGGCGTCTGTCGGCCTGCAGGAGTTGGCCGAGAAGGTGGATGCCCTTCCCGAGAGGTTCAGCGAGGCGATGGATGACGATTTCAATACTGCGCAGGCTTTTGGGCACATTTTCGATCTTGTGCGTGCTGTAAATAAAGTTCTGGTGGAAAAAGATAGCGGTGATGCTGCTGCGGCTCCTGTCTTGATAAAGGCAAGGGAGAGCATACGAGAGGCGGGTAATGTCCTGGGGGTCTTTATTTCAGAGCCCGCCGCCTATCTGGAACGAATCAGGCAGAGAAAGGCTGCGGCTCTTGAAATTGCTCCTGAGGA